In Anopheles gambiae chromosome 2, idAnoGambNW_F1_1, whole genome shotgun sequence, a single window of DNA contains:
- the LOC1276867 gene encoding nuclear valosin-containing protein-like isoform X2, with product MHRKTSPFPYDPMIIPRVKQYLEENVHQTYVDTGVMARELQQRYREYNRRKANPFRLLVEEAYRTVLHSYGLDSNPSSEVEEEAGSDVEVMDESAQRNQMSNTLTSMYMNNRARAAGGGGPPVPDQSGSGAAGDAIDISSDEEEGEGGGGGGEGEGGSRKATEAVSESVSGEFVAGNRHVTVTKLTRVNKTARDDDTSNGSVESTGNGGEKFPPLSKRRRLELANAGGLVAGATNGQASRHPSGSGSKANQKSTNEQHNQQAGSGTPATPAATSSAAAGGQRSKKFRKEIVPRMVDITFDDVGGMDHILKNLCELLLHVIHPEIYRYLGLPPPRGFLLHGPPGSGKTLLAQAIAGQLNVRLIEVPATELVAGVSGESEERIRDVFEQAASLSPCVLFIDEIDAISSNRVNAQKDMERRIVAQLLSSMDALGKQEGGEGVIVIGATNRADALDPALRRVGRFDQEISLGIPDREARKQILRIICWKLRISDTIDYGELAKLTPGYVGADLLALAIRAANNAIKRLFTEREWKLLQQEPEQIADEDVVAIDDEPEEVVNLDDDKDEPKEAETKPADATNEAGTSKAAESTAEESKNEPEQGVADSTQITEPVAPVEPDAATAPTETTTETEPAAAASSEKTQEKVTTNDADAEKMDVDSDQLPTASTVEPPVDTAVAEAEKQATVEQSDIAMEETKSDNQTTEQAESSITTVVPAEEAPKEADGADTTVSKPSSVPQKQELTLQQLLDLLLNQQNALPVTKLEGLCIERDDFIEALKTVQPSAKREGFITVPDVTWNDIGSLGDIREELKLAILAPVKFPHRLKLLGLTAPSGVLLCGPPGCGKTLLAKAVANEAGINFISVKGPELLNMYVGESERAVRQCFQRARNSAPCVIFFDEFDSLCPKRSDTAEGSAGTRVVNQLLTEMDGIEERKGVFLMAATNRPDIVDPAVLRPGRLDKILYVGLPAKEDRVDILRALTKNRTQPRLADDVELEKVAELTEGYTGADLAGLVRQASLQTLKDSIVASSLQEETAGGETTAEDELSLMVRFEHFTQAIRNIKPSVNAEDKKHYEKLRLKYGVNLMA from the exons ATGCACCGGAAAACGTCCCCGTTCCCGTACGATCCCATGATAATACCGCGTGTAAAGCAG TATTTGGAGGAAAATGTGCACCAAACGTACGTGGACACCGGGGTGATGGCACGGGAGTTGCAGCAGCGCTACCGCGAGTACAACCGCCGGAAGGCGAATCCGTTCCGCCTGCTGGTGGAGGAAGCGTACCGCACCGTGCTGCACAGCTACGGCCTCGACAGCAATCCCTCGtcggaggtggaggaggaagCCGGCTCCGATGTGGAGGTGATGGACGAGAGCGCTCAGCGCAACCAGATGAGCAACACGCTCACGAGCATGTACATGAACAATCGGGCCCGTGCGGCGGGCGGAGGAGGACCGCCGGTGCCGGATCAGTCCGGGAGTGGGGCGGCCGGCGATGCCATCGACATTAGCAGCGACGAGGAGGAGGGCGAAggaggcggtggcggtggcgaagGCGAAGGAGGCTCCAGGAAAGCAACAGAGGCGGTGTCCGAATCGGTTTCGGGAG AGTTTGTTGCGGGTAATAGACATGTCACCGTGACGAAGCTTACCCGggtaaacaaaacagcacGGGACGACGATACGAGCAACGGGAGCGTCGAGAGTACCGGCAATGGAGGCGAAAAGTTCCCACCCCTATCCAAGCGCCGTCGGCTGGAGCTGGCCAATGCGGGTGGGCTGGTGGCAGGTGCTACCAACGGGCAGGCAAGCCGTCATCCCTctggcagcggcagcaaagCGAACCAAAAATCCACAAATGAACAGCACAATCAACAGGCCGGATCGGGCACACCGGCCACCCCTGCCGCAAcgtcgtcggcggcggcgggcgGGCAGCGGTCGAAAAAGTTCCGCAAAGAGATTGTGCCCCGCATGGTGGACATCACGTTCGACGATGTGGGCGGCATGGATCACATACTGAAGAATCTgtgcgagctgctgctgcacgtgaTACACCCGGAAATCTATCGGTATCTGGGGTTGCCACCACCGCGCGGGTTCTTGCTCCATGGTCCACCCGGCTCGGGCAAAACACTGCTGGCACAAGCGATCGCGGGG CAACTGAATGTTCGGCTTATTGAGGTCCCTGCCACGGAGCTGGTGGCGGGCGTGTCGGGCGAATCGGAGGAACGAATCCGCGACGTGTTCGAACAGGCCGCCTCCCTCTCGCCGTGCGTACTGTTCATCGACGAGATCGATGCGATCTCGTCGAACCGTGTCAACGCGCAGAAGGACATGGAGCGGCGCATCGTCGCGCAGCTGCTGAGCAGCATGGATGCGCTCGGCAAGCAGGAGGGCGGCGAGggcgtgatcgtgatcgggGCGACCAATCGGGCCGACGCGCTCGATCCGGCCCTGCGGCGGGTCGGCCGGTTCGATCAGGAAATTTCGCTCGGCATTCCGGACCGCGAGGCGCGCAAGCAGATACTGCGCATTATCTGCTGGAAGCTGCGGATCAGCGATACGATCGATTACGGCGAGCTGGCGAAGCTGACGCCCGGTTACGTGGGGGCCGATCTGCTGGCGCTTGCGATACGGGCGGCCAACAATGCCATCAAACG gcTGTTCACCGAACGGGAGTGGAAATTACTGCAACAAGAGCCGGAACAAATCGCCGACGAAGATGTGGTGGCGATTGACGACGAGCCGGAAGAGGTGGTTAACCTTGACGACGATAAGGATGAACCGAAGGAGGCAGAAACAAAGCCAGCTGACGCAACAAATGAAGCAGGGACGAGTAAAGCAGCTGAAAGCACTGCGGAGGAGAGCAAGAATGAGCCCGAACAGGGTGTAGCGGACTCGACACAGATCACCGAACCGGTAGCCCCTGTAGAACCGgacgcagcaacagcaccaacagAAACGACAACAGAAACAGAGCCAGCAGCCGCGGCATCTTCGGagaaaacacaagaaaaggTCACAACAAACGATGCCGACGCGGAAAAGATGGACGTCGATTCGGACCAGTTGCCCACAGCCAGCACGGTAGAGCCGCCGGTTGATACAGCGGTTGCCGAAGCAGAAAAGCAAGCCACCGTTGAGCAATCCGACATTGCAATGGAGGAAACTAAGAGCGATAATCAAACAACAGAGCAGGCGGAAAGCAGCATCACCACAGTCGTCCCAGCAGAGGAAGCACCGAAGGAAGCGGACGGTGCTGATACCACAGTTTCAAAACCCTCCTCCGTCCCCCAGAAGCAAGAGCTGaccctgcagcagctgctcgatcTGCTCCTAAACCAACAGAACGCACTGCCCGTCACCAAGCTCGAGGGACTTTGCATCGAGCGGGACGATTTCATCGAGGCGCTGAAAACGGTACAACCGTCGGCGAAGCGGGAAGGCTTCATCACCGTGCCGGACGTGACGTGGAACGATATCGGTTCACTCGGCGACATACGGGAGGAGCTGAAGCTTGCGATACTGGCGCCGGTTAAGTTCCCCCATCGGTTGAAGCTACTGGGACTGACGGCTCCGTCCGGTGTGCTGCTCTGTGGGCCGCCCGGGTGCGGCAAAACCCTTCTTGCCAAAGCGGTCGCCAACGAGGCGGGAATTAACTTCATCTCCGTCAAGGGACCGGAACTGCTGAACATG TACGTCGGTGAATCGGAGCGTGCCGTGCGGCAGTGCTTTCAGCGTGCCCGCAATTCTGCCCCCTGTGTCATCTTTTTCGACGAGTTCGACTCGCTCTGCCCGAAGCGTTCCGACACGGCGGAGGGCAGTGCGGGGACGCGCGTCGTCAACCAGCTGCTGACGGAGATGGACGGCATCGAGGAGCGCAAGGGTGTGTTCCTGATGGCGGCCACCAATCGGCCCGACATCGTCGATCCGGCCGTGCTGCGTCCCGGTCGGTTGGACAAGATTCTGTACGTCGGACTGCCGGCCAAGGAGGATCGGGTGGATATATTGCGTGCGCTGACGAAGAATCGCACCCAGCCACGGCTCGCGGACGACGTGGAGCTGGAGAAGGTGGCTGAACTTACCGAAGGCTACACTGGGGCCGATTTGGCTGGGCTGGTGCGGCAAGCGTCGCTGCAAACGCTTAAAGATTCTATTGTGGCGAGCAGCTTACAGGAGGAGACGGCTGGAGGGGAAACGACCGCCGAGGATGAGCTGTCGTTGATGGTTCGGTTCGAACACTTTACCCAAGCGATACGCAACATCAAACCATCGGTTAATGCTGAG GACAAAAAGCATTACGAAAAGTTACGCCTCAAGTATGGCGTTAATCTCATGGcttaa
- the LOC1276867 gene encoding nuclear valosin-containing protein-like isoform X1: MHRKTSPFPYDPMIIPRVKQYLEENVHQTYVDTGVMARELQQRYREYNRRKANPFRLLVEEAYRTVLHSYGLDSNPSSEVEEEAGSDVEVMDESAQRNQMSNTLTSMYMNNRARAAGGGGPPVPDQSGSGAAGDAIDISSDEEEGEGGGGGGEGEGGSRKATEAVSESVSGGEKFVQKFVAGNRHVTVTKLTRVNKTARDDDTSNGSVESTGNGGEKFPPLSKRRRLELANAGGLVAGATNGQASRHPSGSGSKANQKSTNEQHNQQAGSGTPATPAATSSAAAGGQRSKKFRKEIVPRMVDITFDDVGGMDHILKNLCELLLHVIHPEIYRYLGLPPPRGFLLHGPPGSGKTLLAQAIAGQLNVRLIEVPATELVAGVSGESEERIRDVFEQAASLSPCVLFIDEIDAISSNRVNAQKDMERRIVAQLLSSMDALGKQEGGEGVIVIGATNRADALDPALRRVGRFDQEISLGIPDREARKQILRIICWKLRISDTIDYGELAKLTPGYVGADLLALAIRAANNAIKRLFTEREWKLLQQEPEQIADEDVVAIDDEPEEVVNLDDDKDEPKEAETKPADATNEAGTSKAAESTAEESKNEPEQGVADSTQITEPVAPVEPDAATAPTETTTETEPAAAASSEKTQEKVTTNDADAEKMDVDSDQLPTASTVEPPVDTAVAEAEKQATVEQSDIAMEETKSDNQTTEQAESSITTVVPAEEAPKEADGADTTVSKPSSVPQKQELTLQQLLDLLLNQQNALPVTKLEGLCIERDDFIEALKTVQPSAKREGFITVPDVTWNDIGSLGDIREELKLAILAPVKFPHRLKLLGLTAPSGVLLCGPPGCGKTLLAKAVANEAGINFISVKGPELLNMYVGESERAVRQCFQRARNSAPCVIFFDEFDSLCPKRSDTAEGSAGTRVVNQLLTEMDGIEERKGVFLMAATNRPDIVDPAVLRPGRLDKILYVGLPAKEDRVDILRALTKNRTQPRLADDVELEKVAELTEGYTGADLAGLVRQASLQTLKDSIVASSLQEETAGGETTAEDELSLMVRFEHFTQAIRNIKPSVNAEDKKHYEKLRLKYGVNLMA; encoded by the exons ATGCACCGGAAAACGTCCCCGTTCCCGTACGATCCCATGATAATACCGCGTGTAAAGCAG TATTTGGAGGAAAATGTGCACCAAACGTACGTGGACACCGGGGTGATGGCACGGGAGTTGCAGCAGCGCTACCGCGAGTACAACCGCCGGAAGGCGAATCCGTTCCGCCTGCTGGTGGAGGAAGCGTACCGCACCGTGCTGCACAGCTACGGCCTCGACAGCAATCCCTCGtcggaggtggaggaggaagCCGGCTCCGATGTGGAGGTGATGGACGAGAGCGCTCAGCGCAACCAGATGAGCAACACGCTCACGAGCATGTACATGAACAATCGGGCCCGTGCGGCGGGCGGAGGAGGACCGCCGGTGCCGGATCAGTCCGGGAGTGGGGCGGCCGGCGATGCCATCGACATTAGCAGCGACGAGGAGGAGGGCGAAggaggcggtggcggtggcgaagGCGAAGGAGGCTCCAGGAAAGCAACAGAGGCGGTGTCCGAATCGGTTTCGGGAGGTGAAAAATTTGTTCAAA AGTTTGTTGCGGGTAATAGACATGTCACCGTGACGAAGCTTACCCGggtaaacaaaacagcacGGGACGACGATACGAGCAACGGGAGCGTCGAGAGTACCGGCAATGGAGGCGAAAAGTTCCCACCCCTATCCAAGCGCCGTCGGCTGGAGCTGGCCAATGCGGGTGGGCTGGTGGCAGGTGCTACCAACGGGCAGGCAAGCCGTCATCCCTctggcagcggcagcaaagCGAACCAAAAATCCACAAATGAACAGCACAATCAACAGGCCGGATCGGGCACACCGGCCACCCCTGCCGCAAcgtcgtcggcggcggcgggcgGGCAGCGGTCGAAAAAGTTCCGCAAAGAGATTGTGCCCCGCATGGTGGACATCACGTTCGACGATGTGGGCGGCATGGATCACATACTGAAGAATCTgtgcgagctgctgctgcacgtgaTACACCCGGAAATCTATCGGTATCTGGGGTTGCCACCACCGCGCGGGTTCTTGCTCCATGGTCCACCCGGCTCGGGCAAAACACTGCTGGCACAAGCGATCGCGGGG CAACTGAATGTTCGGCTTATTGAGGTCCCTGCCACGGAGCTGGTGGCGGGCGTGTCGGGCGAATCGGAGGAACGAATCCGCGACGTGTTCGAACAGGCCGCCTCCCTCTCGCCGTGCGTACTGTTCATCGACGAGATCGATGCGATCTCGTCGAACCGTGTCAACGCGCAGAAGGACATGGAGCGGCGCATCGTCGCGCAGCTGCTGAGCAGCATGGATGCGCTCGGCAAGCAGGAGGGCGGCGAGggcgtgatcgtgatcgggGCGACCAATCGGGCCGACGCGCTCGATCCGGCCCTGCGGCGGGTCGGCCGGTTCGATCAGGAAATTTCGCTCGGCATTCCGGACCGCGAGGCGCGCAAGCAGATACTGCGCATTATCTGCTGGAAGCTGCGGATCAGCGATACGATCGATTACGGCGAGCTGGCGAAGCTGACGCCCGGTTACGTGGGGGCCGATCTGCTGGCGCTTGCGATACGGGCGGCCAACAATGCCATCAAACG gcTGTTCACCGAACGGGAGTGGAAATTACTGCAACAAGAGCCGGAACAAATCGCCGACGAAGATGTGGTGGCGATTGACGACGAGCCGGAAGAGGTGGTTAACCTTGACGACGATAAGGATGAACCGAAGGAGGCAGAAACAAAGCCAGCTGACGCAACAAATGAAGCAGGGACGAGTAAAGCAGCTGAAAGCACTGCGGAGGAGAGCAAGAATGAGCCCGAACAGGGTGTAGCGGACTCGACACAGATCACCGAACCGGTAGCCCCTGTAGAACCGgacgcagcaacagcaccaacagAAACGACAACAGAAACAGAGCCAGCAGCCGCGGCATCTTCGGagaaaacacaagaaaaggTCACAACAAACGATGCCGACGCGGAAAAGATGGACGTCGATTCGGACCAGTTGCCCACAGCCAGCACGGTAGAGCCGCCGGTTGATACAGCGGTTGCCGAAGCAGAAAAGCAAGCCACCGTTGAGCAATCCGACATTGCAATGGAGGAAACTAAGAGCGATAATCAAACAACAGAGCAGGCGGAAAGCAGCATCACCACAGTCGTCCCAGCAGAGGAAGCACCGAAGGAAGCGGACGGTGCTGATACCACAGTTTCAAAACCCTCCTCCGTCCCCCAGAAGCAAGAGCTGaccctgcagcagctgctcgatcTGCTCCTAAACCAACAGAACGCACTGCCCGTCACCAAGCTCGAGGGACTTTGCATCGAGCGGGACGATTTCATCGAGGCGCTGAAAACGGTACAACCGTCGGCGAAGCGGGAAGGCTTCATCACCGTGCCGGACGTGACGTGGAACGATATCGGTTCACTCGGCGACATACGGGAGGAGCTGAAGCTTGCGATACTGGCGCCGGTTAAGTTCCCCCATCGGTTGAAGCTACTGGGACTGACGGCTCCGTCCGGTGTGCTGCTCTGTGGGCCGCCCGGGTGCGGCAAAACCCTTCTTGCCAAAGCGGTCGCCAACGAGGCGGGAATTAACTTCATCTCCGTCAAGGGACCGGAACTGCTGAACATG TACGTCGGTGAATCGGAGCGTGCCGTGCGGCAGTGCTTTCAGCGTGCCCGCAATTCTGCCCCCTGTGTCATCTTTTTCGACGAGTTCGACTCGCTCTGCCCGAAGCGTTCCGACACGGCGGAGGGCAGTGCGGGGACGCGCGTCGTCAACCAGCTGCTGACGGAGATGGACGGCATCGAGGAGCGCAAGGGTGTGTTCCTGATGGCGGCCACCAATCGGCCCGACATCGTCGATCCGGCCGTGCTGCGTCCCGGTCGGTTGGACAAGATTCTGTACGTCGGACTGCCGGCCAAGGAGGATCGGGTGGATATATTGCGTGCGCTGACGAAGAATCGCACCCAGCCACGGCTCGCGGACGACGTGGAGCTGGAGAAGGTGGCTGAACTTACCGAAGGCTACACTGGGGCCGATTTGGCTGGGCTGGTGCGGCAAGCGTCGCTGCAAACGCTTAAAGATTCTATTGTGGCGAGCAGCTTACAGGAGGAGACGGCTGGAGGGGAAACGACCGCCGAGGATGAGCTGTCGTTGATGGTTCGGTTCGAACACTTTACCCAAGCGATACGCAACATCAAACCATCGGTTAATGCTGAG GACAAAAAGCATTACGAAAAGTTACGCCTCAAGTATGGCGTTAATCTCATGGcttaa
- the LOC133390946 gene encoding carboxypeptidase B1-like has protein sequence MSFDSSKLFQTYQSHRDIKQYLDTLLQQHSSKIEVFSRAESYEGREILTVRICHDVREQKRPNRWCILIDAGIHAREWITVSVALFIVRQLIEKDEISAKSFRSFEWIILPLLNPDGYEYSREHNKMWRKTRRPLGPRHRRSCVGVDCNRNFNVAWTIGSARFCSLLYRGERPFSERETKNVRDLFRKLRPACKFYLSLHSYAKAILYPRAYTRTLPRNWQMQHTIAEAGVEAMKKATGVRYRCGSASTVLNRPVGGSSIDYAHDIEKVPVALVMEVASKGFHPPEANIERICEESWIGIGAMVNCLASSFRSVLKGSGTLHLR, from the exons ATGTCGTTCGATTCATCCAAGCTGTTCCAGACCTACCAAAGCCACCGGGACATCAAGCAGTACCTGGACACGCTGCTCCAGCAGCACTCGAGCAAAATTGAAGTGTTCTCCCGGGCGGAATCGTACGAGGGGCGCGAAATTCTGACCGTCCGCATCTGCCACGATGTGCGGGAGCAGAAGCGCCCGAACCGTTGGTGCATCCTGATCGATGCCGGCATCCATGCCCGGGAGTGGATAACCGTCTCGGTGGCACTGTTTATCGTCCGCCAGCTGATCGAGAAGGACGAAATTAGTGCGAAAAGTTTCCGCAGCTTCGAGTGGATCATACTGCCGCTGCTCAACCCGGACGGGTACGAGTACAGCCGTGAGCAT AACAAAATGTGGCGCAAAACACGGCGACCGCTGGGGCCACGCCATCGGCGCAGCTGTGTCGGCGTTGACTGCAATCGCAACTTTAACGTGGCGTGGACGATTGGTAGCGCCCGGTTCTGCTCGCTGCTGTACCGGGGCGAGCGCCCATTCTCCGAGCGGGAAACGAAAAACGTGCGTGACCTATTTCGCAAGCTGCGGCCTGCGTGCAAGTTCTACCTTTCGCTCCACTCGTACGCGAAAGCGATACTCTATCCGCGTGCTTACACCAG GACACTGCCCCGCAACTGGCAGATGCAGCACACGATTGCGGAGGCGGGCGTGGAAGCGATGAAGAAGGCTACCGGGGTGCGGTACCGGTGTGGCAGTGCTTCGACCGTGCTGAACCGACCGGTCGGTGGGTCGAGCATCGACTATGCGCACGACATCGAGAAGGTACCGGTGGCGCTCGTGATGGAGGTCGCCTCGAAGGGTTTCCATCCGCCGGAGGCGAACATCGAACGGATCTGCGAGGAAAGCTGGATCGGTATCGGGGCGATGGTGAACTGTCTCGCTTCCAGCTTCCGTTCCGTGCTGAAGGGCAGCGGTACGCTGCATCTACGCTGA
- the LOC1276869 gene encoding carboxypeptidase B1: MRFPVLVAVSLAVIGGTAGRQSYSGYKLYSVEQNNQQQVDFLRELQQSAQDLDFWKLDRLVGSEARVLVPPAQLNYFRQLLKAQKLRHRELIHDFERVQDDHLYGTKRVTPSQGLPLNKYLRYNEMIDYINTLAKKYSSFVTVAEIGKSYEGRPIPAVTIQSPSLYKSHPNSSKPVVFVDAGIHAREWAAPAMAMYLISELVENAAQHQDLLAGLTWTIVPIANPDGYEYSHERERLWRKTRRPAGRNCVGVDGNRNYDFHWAEVGASNQPCSDTYHGEQSFSEPETRAIRDELLRLKGRCKFYLSLHTYGQYLLYPWGWTSELPEDWEKVDAVAQAGARAIEQATGSTYTVGSSTNVLYAAAGGSDDYAYAVADVPISMTMELPGGGSQGFNPPPTRIEEIVKETFVGVRAMALEVARNYS, from the exons ATGCGGTTTCCAGTGCTGGTGGCGGTTTCGCTCGCGGTAATTGGAGGTACCGCTGGCCGCCAATCGTACAGTGG CTACAAGCTCTACTCTGTGGAGCAGAACAACCAGCAGCAGGTGGACTTCCTGCGCGAGCTGCAACAGTCCGCCCAGGATCTTGACTTCTGGAAGCTTGATCGTTTGGTTGGTTCCGAGGCACGGGTGCTGGTGCCTCCGGCACAATTGAACTACTTCCGTCAGCTGCTGAAGGCCCAGAAGTTGCGCCACCGGGAACTGATTCACGATTTCGAACG TGTGCAAGATGATCATCTGTACGGTACCAAACGGGTGACTCCTTCGCAGGGTCTTCCCCTCAACAAGTACCTGCGGTACAATGAAATGATCGACTACATCAACACACTCGCGAAGAAGTACTCCAGCTTTGTAACCGTTGCCGAAATTGGCAAATCCTACGAAGGACGCCCAATCCCGGCCGTCACCATCCAGTCCCCGTCGCTCTACAAATCGCACCCGAACAGCTCCAAACCGGTCGTGTTCGTTGATGCTGGCATTCATGCGCGTGAATGGGCCGCACCTGCCATGGCGATGTATCTGATCAGCGAGCTGGTGGAGAATGCCGCCCAGCATCAGGATCTACTAGCCGGGCTTACCTGGACGATCGTGCCAATTGCCAATCCGGACGGGTACGAGTACAGTCACGAGCGGGAACGCCTGTGGCGCAAAACACGCCGTCCGGCCGGACGTAACTGTGTCGGCGTCGATGGTAACCGCAACTACGACTTCCACTGGGCGGAGGTCGGTGCCTCGAATCAGCCCTGCTCCGACACATACCACGGGGAGCAGTCGTTCTCTGAACCGGAGACACGCGCCATCCGGGACGAGCTGCTGAGGTTGAAGGGACGCTGCAAGTTCTACCTGTCGCTGCACACGTACGGTCAGTACCTGCTGTACCCGTGGGGATGGACGTCGGAGTTGCCGGAGGACTGGGAGAAGGTTGATGCCGTTGCGCAGGCTGGAGCACGTGCGATTGAGCAAGCGACCGGGTCGACCTATACGGTCGGTAGCTCCACCAATGTGCTGTATGCGGCCGCTGGGGGCAGTGATGATTACGCGTATGCCGTCGCCGATGTGCCGATTTCGATGACGATGGAACTGCCGGGCGGTGGTTCGCAGGGCTTCAATCCACCGCCGACGCGCATCGAAGAGATCGTGAAGGAAACGTTCGTGGGCGTGCGAGCGATGGCGTTGGAGGTGGCGCGAAACTACAGCTGA
- the LOC5667132 gene encoding carboxypeptidase B encodes MKYCAAVVVLLALAVFGQSAFAEQVSYRDYKVYSIRVDTVEKHNVLKRWQDVRGVDFWDRAGYRVMIHPSLQEAFERFLNLNAFSYERIIEDVEATIEAERKYDQEYRRRKAASGRATVDFEHFWTNAEVNAYLDELAQTYPNLVRVATIGTTHEGRPIKSITISTNNGVAGSKPVVFIDGGIHAREWAGVMSVLYLIHELVEHSSSYADMLNKDWVIIPVANPDGYEFSHTDNRMWRKNRFPATILCTGIDLNRNWDYLWVFSSNACSDSYAGTTAFSELETQALDRVLKQYGSNIAVYLAVHTYGDMILYPYGHSWPFVPVANQAAHIALGEQARDAITAVGGPRYVVGNSAEILYTANGCSDDYVAGVIGARYAYTLELTGGGRNGFDLPATEIMAVATQTFQIYRTMANNA; translated from the exons ATGAAGTACTGTGCTGCCGTGGTTGTGCTCCTAGCGCTGGCCGTGTTTGGCCAGAGCGCCTTCGCCGAACAGGTGTCCTACCGAGA CTACAAAGTCTACAGCATCCGCGTGGACACGGTGGAGAAGCACAACGTGCTGAAGCGCTGGCAGGATGTGCGCGGGGTCGATTTCTGGGACCGTGCCGGCTACCGTGTGATGATCCATCCGAGCCTGCAGGAAGCGTTCGAGCGGTTCCTGAACCTGAACGCGTTCAGCTACGAGCGCATCATTGAGGATGTGGAAGC CACGATCGAGGCAGAGCGCAAGTACGATCAGGAGTACCGCCGTCGCAAGGCTGCATCCGGTCGAGCTACGGTCGATTTCGAACACTTCTGGACGAATGCGGAGGTTAACGCGTACCTGGACGAGCTTGCCCAGACGTACCCAAATCTGGTGCGCGTCGCCACGATTGGCACCACTCACGAGGGCCGTCCGATCAAGTCGATCACGATCTCAACCAATAATGGTGTGGCTGGATCGAAGCCGGTTGTCTTCATCGACGGTGGTATCCATGCACG TGAATGGGCCGGTGTAATGTCGGTGCTCTACTTGATCCACGAGCTGGTGGAACATTCGAGCAGCTACGCCGATATGCTGAACAAGGACTGGGTGATCATTCCCGTCGCCAACCCGGATGGGTACGAGTTCTCGCACACCGACAACCGCATGTGGCGCAAGAACCGCTTCCCGGCCACGATCCTCTGTACCGGTATTGATCTGAATCGCAACTGGGACTATCTCTGGGTGTTTAGCAGCAAT GCCTGCTCCGACTCGTACGCCGGAACGACCGCCTTCTCCGAGCTGGAAACGCAAGCCCTCGATCGGGTGCTGAAGCAGTACGGATCGAACATTGCGGTCTATCTGGCGGTGCACACGTACGGCGATATGATCCTGTACCCGTACGGACACTCGTGGCCGTTCGTGCCGGTCGCTAACCAGGCCGCCCACATTGCGCTGGGTGAGCAGGCGCGCGATGCAATCACGGCCGTCGGTGGCCCCCGGTACGTGGTGGGCAACAGTGCGGAAATTCTGTACACGGCCAACGGTTGCAGCGATGATTATGTGGCCGGTGTGATCGGCGCGCGGTACGCGTACACGCTCGAGCTGACGGGCGGTGGCCGCAATGGGTTCGATCTGCCTGCCACGGAAATTATGGCTGTGGCGACCCAAACCTTCCAGATCTATCGCACCATGGCGAACAATGCGTAA